From the genome of Burkholderia cepacia ATCC 25416:
CGTGCTGCTGAAGGTCGAGCAGGTGTCGGGCATCGCGTGCCACACCGGCCGGCATTCGTGCTTCTTCCAGAAATTCGAAGGCACCGTCGACAGCGGCGACTGGGTCGCGGTCGAACCGGTGCTGAAAGATCCCGAACACATCTACAAATGACGCAATCGACCGAAGACACGCTGCTGCGCCTCGCGGCCGTGATCGATAGCCGCAAGGGCGGCGACCCCGATCAATCGTACGTATCGCGCCTGTTCCACAAGGGCGACGACGCGGTGCTGAAGAAGATCGGCGAAGAGGCGACGGAAGTCGTGCTGGCCGCGAAGGACGTGCGCCAGGGCGGCGCGCCGACCGCGCTGGTCGGCGAGGTGGCCGACCTGTGGTTCCACTGCCTCGTGATGCTGTCGCATTTCGACCTGAGCCCGGCCGACGTGATCGCCGAGCTCGAGCGCCGCGAAGGGCTGTCGGGGATCGAGGAGAAGGCCCTGCGCAAGCGTCGCGAGCGTGAGGAAAACGGCGGGTGACAGACCCTTGTCGCGGGATGGCCACAGTGCGGTAAGCTGTAAGAATTGTCATCTAACGGGGGTAGCATCATGACCGATACGCCAAGTCAGTTTCCGCCGCCGTCGGTGCCGGGGGCCGCGGACGCCGAACGCCTGAACGGGCTGCGCACGTTGACTCACGTGCTCTACGGCCTCTATGCGTTTCATTGGCTCACGGGCGGCGTCACGGGCATCATCGCGATCATCATCAACTACGTGAAGCGCGACGATGTGGCCGGCACGCCGTATGCCGCCCACTTCGAGTGGCAGATCCGCACGTTCTGGCGCGCGCTGATCGCGTACGTGATCGGGTTCGCGCTGATGTTCGTGGTGATCGGATTCGCAGTGATGTTTGTCACGTGGATTTGGACGCTGTACCGTATCATCAAGGGTTGGCTGTACCTGAACGACAACAAGCCGCTCGATCCGCAGGCCTGGTTCTGACCGGCCGCGTTCGGGCGTCTGCAGGAGCAACATGAGTCACGATCCGAATTGCCTGTTCTGCAAGATCGCGGCAGGCGAGATCCCGAGCACGAAGGTGCACGAGGATGACGAATTCGTCGCGTTCCGCGACATCCGCCCGGCGGCCGAGACGCACGTGCTCGTGATTCCGCGCCAGCACCTGCCGACGCTGTCGGCGGCGAGCGAGGCCGATGCGCCGATGCTCGGCCGGCTGATGCTGCTCGTCTCGCGTCTCGCCGGCCAGCTCGGCGTCGCCTATACGGGCGGCGAAACGGGTTTCCGTACGGTGATCAATACAGGCCCGGGCGGCGGGCAGGAGGTCTACCACCTGCACGCGCATATCCTGGCCGGCCCGCGCCCCTGGCAGCGGATGGGTTGACGGCGCGGGGCGTTTCCCCGCATCGATAGTCGAAGCCGGCACGTTGCCGGCGATTTGCGCCGCGTAGCGGCGTGGTTGAGGAGAGGTTTCATCATGGGTGGATTGAGCATTTGGCACTGGCTGATCGTGCTGCTGATCGTCGCGCTGGTTTTCGGTACGAAGAAGCTGCGCAATATCGGCAACGATCTCGGCAGCGCCGTGAAGGGTTTCAAGGACGGCATGAAGGACGGTGAGGCACCGGCTGACGCGCAGCAACTGCCGCGCTCGGGCTCGGTCGACGTCAACGCGAAGGAAACGACGCGTTCCGATTCGAACAAGGCGTAACGCCGGCACGCTGACAGGCATTCGCGATGCTGGATCTCGGTCTTTCGAAGATGGCGCTGATCGGCGTCGTCGCGCTCGTGGTGCTCGGCCCCGAGCGCCTGCCGCGCGTCGCGCGTACGGCAGGCGCATTGTTCGGCCGCGCGCAGCGGTACATCAACGACGTGAAGGCCGAGGTCTCGCGCGAAATCGAACTCGACGCGCTGCGGACGATGAAGACCGATTTCGAATCGGCTGCGCGCAATGTCGAGACGACGATTCACGACAACCTGCGCGAGCACGAAAAGGAACTGAACGACACGTGGCATTCCGCGGTTGGCGGCCTTGACGAAGCGTCGGGCAGCACCGGGTCCCATGAGTCCGACACGCCCGCGGCGCCGTCGTGGCGCGGCAGTACGGCCGCGCTCGCGCCCAAGCGCCGCAACTGGCGCGTCAAGCAGGCGGCTGCGCCTGCCTGGTACAAGCGCGCGACCACCCGCCGCACGCACGTGCAGTCGGGCGCCGCGCGCGTCGCGCGCCACCAGCCGGCCAGCCTGCGCCGGCCGACGCGCTTCTTCTGAGCCGAGCGCATGCTCGCTCGTCAATCCTACCGAGGGCCGGTGTGAGCGACCCCCAGCAGAACCCGGGCGACGCCCCGGAAGAAACTTTCATTTCCCATCTCGTCGAGCTTCGCGATCGCATCATTCGCGCGGGGGCGGCCGTGATCGTCGTGTTCCTCGGGCTCGTCTACTGGGCGCCCGACATCTTCCGGCTGCTTGCGCGGCCGTTGATGGAGAACCTGCCGAAGGACGGCAAGATGATCGTCACCGACGTCACCGGCTCGTTCTTCGTGCCGATGAAGGTCACGATGCTCGTCGCACTGGTGATCGCGCTGCCGATCGTGCTGTACCAGATCTGGGCGTTCGTCGCGCCGGGGCTGTACCAGCACGAGAAAAAGCTCGTCGCGCCGCTCGTCGGCAGCAGCTACTTCCTGTTCCTGTGCGGGATGGCATTCGCGTACTTCCTCGTGTTCCCGACGATCTTCCGTGTGATGGCGCACTACAACGCGCCGCTCGGGGCGGAAATGACCACCGACATCGACAACTACCTGAGCTTCGTGCTCGGGATGTTCATCGCGTTCGGGGTCACGTTCGAGGTGCCGATCGTCGTCGTGCTGCTCGTCCGGATGGGCGTGCTGTCGCTGAAGAAGCTCAAGGAGATGCGGCCGTACGTGATCGTCGGCGCGTTCATCGTCGCGGCGGTCGTCACGCCGCCGGACGTATTCTCGCAACTGATGCTCGCGTTGCCGCTCATCGTGCTGTTCGAGATCGGGCTGCTGGCCGCGCGGTTCTTCGTGCCGAAGAAGCCGGCCGAGGAAGGCGAGGCGGGGAACGGCGAAGCCGCCAGCTGATGGCGGCGCGCCGGGCGATGCACGGCAGGCGGGTTTCCGGCCAGGCCTGAGCGGCCGGGTGGTGTCGCTTGGCCGGATCGCGTGCGGCGAGGCCGCCATCCCGGAAAGAAGGTCTTTCGATGCAAAGCAAAAGGGCAGCCATGCGGCTGCCCTTTTTCGTTTCCGGTGGAGTTCGGCACGCGGCTGCGCGCCGCCCGCCCGACGTCATTCGGTATCGCTGTCCTGCTCGTCGAGCGTCTGCTTCGGCGGCGGCGGGCGCTTGCCGATCACGACGTTCATGTCGAACTCCTTGCCCTTGCGGACGACGTGCACCTTGGTCGGCGTGCCCGGCTTGATCTGCGCGACCGTGTTCAACAGCTTCGTCGTGTCGGTGATGTCCTCGCCGTTGACCGAGACCAGAATATCGCCCGGCTTGATGCCGGCCTTGTCGGCCGGGCCGCCCTGCAGCACGCCGGCGACGATCGCGCCCGATTTCTGCTGAAGCCCGAACGATTCGGCGATCTCCGGCGTGACGTCCTGCGGCTCGACGCCGATCCAGCCGCGCGTGACCGAGCCCGTCGTGATGATGCTTTCGAGCACCGTGCGCGCGGTCGACACGGGAATCGCGAAACCGATGCCGAGCGAGCCGCCCGAGCGCGAATAGATCGCGGTGTTGATGCCGAGCAGGTTGCCGTTCACGTCGACCAGTGCGCCGCCCGAGTTGCCGGGGTTGATCGGCGCGTCGGTCTGGATGAAGTTCTCGAACGTGTTGATGCCGAGGTGGTTGCGGCCCAATGCGCTGATGATCCCCATCGTGACCGTCTGGCCGACGCCGAACGGGTTGCCGATCGCGAGGACGACGTCGCCGACCCGCGACTGGTCAGAGCGGCCGAGCGTGATCGTCGGCAGGTTCGTCATGTTGATCTTCAGCACGGCGAGGTCCGTTTCGGGATCGCTGCCGATCACCTTCGCGGTGGCCGTGCGCCCGTCGGCGAGCGCGACCTCGATCTGGTCGGCGCCGTCCACGACGTGCTGGTTCGTTAGAATGTAACCTTCCGGGCTCACGATAACGCCCGAGCCGAGGTTGGCGGCCGGTTCGTCCTGCTGCTTGCGGGCGTTGCGGTCGCCGAAGAAGTAGCGGAACAGCGGATCTTTCGCGCGCGGATCGGGCGGTAGCGAGCCGTCCTTGCTGGAGAAGACGTTGACGACGGCCGGCATCGCCTTCTGCGCGGCTTCCGCGTACGA
Proteins encoded in this window:
- a CDS encoding histidine triad nucleotide-binding protein, with protein sequence MSHDPNCLFCKIAAGEIPSTKVHEDDEFVAFRDIRPAAETHVLVIPRQHLPTLSAASEADAPMLGRLMLLVSRLAGQLGVAYTGGETGFRTVINTGPGGGQEVYHLHAHILAGPRPWQRMG
- the tatC gene encoding twin-arginine translocase subunit TatC; the encoded protein is MSDPQQNPGDAPEETFISHLVELRDRIIRAGAAVIVVFLGLVYWAPDIFRLLARPLMENLPKDGKMIVTDVTGSFFVPMKVTMLVALVIALPIVLYQIWAFVAPGLYQHEKKLVAPLVGSSYFLFLCGMAFAYFLVFPTIFRVMAHYNAPLGAEMTTDIDNYLSFVLGMFIAFGVTFEVPIVVVLLVRMGVLSLKKLKEMRPYVIVGAFIVAAVVTPPDVFSQLMLALPLIVLFEIGLLAARFFVPKKPAEEGEAGNGEAAS
- the tatA gene encoding Sec-independent protein translocase subunit TatA; this translates as MGGLSIWHWLIVLLIVALVFGTKKLRNIGNDLGSAVKGFKDGMKDGEAPADAQQLPRSGSVDVNAKETTRSDSNKA
- a CDS encoding phosphoribosyl-ATP diphosphatase, with protein sequence MTQSTEDTLLRLAAVIDSRKGGDPDQSYVSRLFHKGDDAVLKKIGEEATEVVLAAKDVRQGGAPTALVGEVADLWFHCLVMLSHFDLSPADVIAELERREGLSGIEEKALRKRREREENGG
- a CDS encoding Do family serine endopeptidase, which translates into the protein MLRRFWLFFAQAVTVLLALMFIVVTLKPQWLQRQGQLGKQLATPIVALREVAPGIGGAPATTSYAEAAQKAMPAVVNVFSSKDGSLPPDPRAKDPLFRYFFGDRNARKQQDEPAANLGSGVIVSPEGYILTNQHVVDGADQIEVALADGRTATAKVIGSDPETDLAVLKINMTNLPTITLGRSDQSRVGDVVLAIGNPFGVGQTVTMGIISALGRNHLGINTFENFIQTDAPINPGNSGGALVDVNGNLLGINTAIYSRSGGSLGIGFAIPVSTARTVLESIITTGSVTRGWIGVEPQDVTPEIAESFGLQQKSGAIVAGVLQGGPADKAGIKPGDILVSVNGEDITDTTKLLNTVAQIKPGTPTKVHVVRKGKEFDMNVVIGKRPPPPKQTLDEQDSDTE
- the tatB gene encoding Sec-independent protein translocase protein TatB, with product MLDLGLSKMALIGVVALVVLGPERLPRVARTAGALFGRAQRYINDVKAEVSREIELDALRTMKTDFESAARNVETTIHDNLREHEKELNDTWHSAVGGLDEASGSTGSHESDTPAAPSWRGSTAALAPKRRNWRVKQAAAPAWYKRATTRRTHVQSGAARVARHQPASLRRPTRFF
- a CDS encoding DUF4870 family protein, with the translated sequence MTDTPSQFPPPSVPGAADAERLNGLRTLTHVLYGLYAFHWLTGGVTGIIAIIINYVKRDDVAGTPYAAHFEWQIRTFWRALIAYVIGFALMFVVIGFAVMFVTWIWTLYRIIKGWLYLNDNKPLDPQAWF